The following are from one region of the Arachis duranensis cultivar V14167 chromosome 10, aradu.V14167.gnm2.J7QH, whole genome shotgun sequence genome:
- the LOC107471550 gene encoding plasmodesmata-located protein 8 has product MPRRIQLFFTQEIIIALQVSSLLFFFSCSLTVRSVHGDYPSRANIFVYAGCSQDKYQPNSIFEENLNTFLSSVVSSSSEVTYNSFAIGNGTSAPAEATVYGMYQCRGDLHPTDCSKCIGRSVNQIGLVCPYTTGASLQLEGCYLRYEHSGDFLGKLDTSVRYKKCSKSVDNDVEFFRRRDDVLMDLQTANGFRVSSSGLIQGFAQCLGDLTVSDCSSCLADAVGKLKSMCGSAAAADVFLGQCYARYWASGYYDETPGSHNNDEVGRSVAIIVGVFTGLAVLVVLLSICKKAMG; this is encoded by the exons aTGCCGAGACgcattcaattattttttactcaAGAAATCATCATAGCTCTGCAAgtctcttctctcttattttttttctcttgttcACTAACTGTGAGGAGTGTCCATGGTGACTATCCTTCACGGGCAAATATCTTTGTTTATGCGGGCTGTTCACAAGACAAATACCAACCAAACTCGATCTTTGAAGAAAACCTCAATACCTTTTTGTCTTCGGTAGTAAGTTCGTCGTCTGAAGTTACTTACAATAGCTTTGCCATTGGAAACGGAACCTCGGCACCGGCAGAGGCGACAGTGTACGGCATGTACCAGTGCAGGGGAGATTTACATCCAACTGACTGTTCAAAGTGCATTGGAAGATCCGTAAACCAAATAGGCTTGGTTTGTCCATACACTACTGGTGCTTCTTTGCAACTTGAAGGATGCTACCTTAGATATGAACACAGTGGTGATTTTCTTGGGAAGCTTGATACCAGCGTTAG GTACAAGAAATGTAGTAAATCAGTGGATAATGATGTTGAATTCTTTAGACGTAGAGATGACGTTCTTATGGATTTGCAAACTGCAAATGGATTTAGAGTGAGTAGTTCAGGTCTTATTCAAGGGTTTGCGCAGTGTTTGGGGGATTTAACTGTTTCCGATTGCTCTTCTTGCCTGGCTGATGCGGTTGGGAAGTTGAAGAGCATGTGCGGATCTGCGGCTGCTGCTGATGTGTTCTTGGGGCAATGTTATGCTCGCTACTGGGCTTCAGGTTACTACGATGAAACTCCAG GTTCCCACAACAATGATGAAGTGGGGAGATCTGTTGCCATTATTGTGGGAGTGTTTACAGGTCTAGCAGTTCTTGTTGTCCTTCTCTCAATCTGCAAGAAAGCAATGG GTTGA